One Nitrospira sp. DNA window includes the following coding sequences:
- a CDS encoding HlyB/MsbA family ABC transporter: protein MAQDHSDNQGNLFQTVVGHLGLLFHLERRILGLIFSYSIVIGLFALIVPLTVQELVNTFAFAIQPITIVTLAAVMVAALLFVGAFRALQYYAVEVLERRIFARVAIAMAQQLPHVRYQGFKPRFANFFIETILMQRAISVLLVDLINVIVGGAVGMTILVFYHPYFLLYNAVLLAGFNVVFFLMSHGGLKADMTLSHAKYDTLHWFQEIAYNLLHFKSTDSQALLITKTDQLLDNYMSIRRTRFGILLRQYLGSLGWQAVAHSGLIATAGWLLSIGQLTLGQFVAAEVVVSGILSSFDGVVKRMGHIYYFLTALTELNFLFSLPKDQDTATLAIPLPDPTVHGIRVTCKDLTFAPAGGPAVFDHFNLEVTPGEKIGIYAETTLAKTALARVLAGLESPTSGLIRYNGVDLRHLNLDSVNRFRGFILDSQLSLFEGTLEENILLGRSYVPYSDVRWALRFTELEEEVDALPQGLKTHIRTPGKIFAPSHIVRILVARAILGRPQLLIFEGILHNMHPAMRETILRRLCSKEEPWSVIFVSNDPNLTPHVDRRILLN from the coding sequence ATGGCCCAAGACCATTCCGACAACCAGGGCAATCTGTTCCAAACGGTCGTCGGCCACCTCGGCCTCCTGTTTCATTTGGAGCGCCGCATCCTCGGCCTCATTTTTTCCTATTCGATCGTCATCGGGTTGTTCGCCCTGATCGTTCCCCTCACCGTTCAAGAACTCGTCAACACCTTTGCGTTCGCCATTCAGCCCATCACCATCGTCACCCTGGCGGCGGTCATGGTGGCGGCCCTGCTGTTCGTCGGAGCGTTTCGGGCGTTGCAATATTACGCCGTCGAAGTGCTGGAGCGCCGCATTTTCGCCCGGGTCGCCATCGCCATGGCGCAACAGCTGCCGCATGTGCGGTATCAGGGTTTCAAACCCCGCTTCGCGAATTTTTTCATTGAAACCATCCTGATGCAGCGGGCGATCTCGGTGCTGCTGGTCGACTTGATCAACGTGATCGTCGGCGGCGCAGTCGGCATGACCATCCTCGTGTTCTATCACCCCTATTTCTTGCTCTATAACGCCGTTCTGTTGGCCGGATTCAATGTCGTGTTTTTCCTGATGAGTCACGGCGGTCTGAAGGCCGACATGACCCTGTCCCATGCCAAATACGACACGCTGCACTGGTTTCAGGAAATTGCCTACAACCTGTTGCACTTCAAATCGACGGACAGCCAGGCGCTCCTGATCACCAAAACAGACCAGCTTCTGGACAACTATATGAGCATACGCCGGACCAGATTCGGCATCTTGCTCCGGCAATATTTGGGGTCTTTGGGATGGCAAGCCGTCGCCCATAGCGGCCTCATCGCGACGGCCGGCTGGCTGCTCAGCATCGGACAATTGACGCTCGGACAATTCGTCGCCGCCGAAGTGGTGGTCAGCGGTATTCTATCCAGCTTCGACGGGGTCGTGAAACGGATGGGGCACATCTATTACTTCCTCACTGCCTTGACCGAACTGAACTTCCTGTTCTCCCTGCCGAAAGATCAGGACACGGCCACGCTCGCCATCCCGCTTCCCGATCCGACCGTCCACGGCATCCGCGTCACGTGCAAGGACCTGACGTTCGCACCGGCCGGCGGCCCGGCCGTGTTCGATCACTTCAATCTGGAAGTCACGCCGGGCGAAAAAATCGGCATCTACGCCGAGACCACCCTCGCAAAAACCGCCCTGGCCCGCGTGTTGGCTGGTTTGGAATCGCCCACCTCCGGCCTCATCCGCTACAACGGCGTCGACCTTCGACACCTCAATCTGGACTCCGTCAACCGCTTCAGGGGCTTCATCTTGGATTCACAGCTTTCGCTGTTCGAGGGGACCCTCGAAGAAAACATCCTGCTCGGCCGAAGCTATGTCCCCTACAGCGACGTGCGATGGGCGCTCCGCTTTACCGAACTCGAAGAGGAGGTGGACGCCTTGCCTCAAGGCCTGAAAACCCACATCCGGACCCCCGGCAAGATCTTCGCGCCAAGTCACATTGTCCGCATCCTGGTCGCGCGGGCTATTCTGGGCCGTCCGCAACTCCTCATTTTCGAGGGGATTCTCCATAACATGCACCCAGCCATGCGCGAGACGATTCTCCGCCGCCTCTGCAGCAAAGAAGAACCGTGGTCGGTGATCTTCGTCTCGAACGATCCCAACCTGACCCCCCATGTCGATCGCCGAATCCTGCTGAACTAG
- a CDS encoding HlyB/MsbA family ABC transporter: protein MNQNAAEPALTTPSAWTILARLNLLIGLEYRILAIIASYAVVIGLFALIVPLTVQELVNTFAFAIQPIMIVTLVAIMLGALLFMGAFRVLQARAVEILVQRLYTRLAVAFTETLPRLREDVFLPQHTNTFIEAELLPRALVAMLTDLINVSVSGMIGMAILVMYHPYFLGYNTLLITGFAFVLSFFGRGGLNITQRVSRLHYKTFHWMQDIGINRLHFKSTDSLPLLLKKTDALAQAYVMARKTRSDVLTGTQYKSAVIFQAFAHSGMIGLGGWLLSVGDITLGQFVAAEVIVGTLLLNLDIVARRMYAAIYVVTSLDELSKLFRLPKEDVSSPIATSLPNPSLHGVRLTCKNVSFAVPDGPLIFDRFNLEVMPGEKVSILSGTSTSKTSLALVLAGLYHPTGGVIRYNDIDLRDVSLNYVNSCRGLMLDSHPTLFDGTLEENISLHRPAIQFDDLSRVLRFVELEEEVDALPQGLETAVQGNGANFTRSQVLRILLARMIVTRPQLLIFDGSLHNIEPALRLTLLRRLCSKEETWSVIFVSNDPEIAQLVERRVVLD from the coding sequence GTGAATCAGAACGCCGCTGAGCCAGCCCTCACAACCCCCTCCGCGTGGACCATCCTGGCGCGCCTGAATCTCCTGATCGGGCTCGAGTACCGCATTCTCGCCATCATCGCCTCCTATGCGGTGGTCATCGGCCTGTTCGCCCTGATCGTCCCGCTGACCGTGCAGGAGTTGGTCAACACCTTCGCCTTCGCCATCCAACCGATCATGATCGTCACTCTGGTGGCCATCATGCTGGGGGCGCTGCTCTTCATGGGCGCCTTCCGCGTCCTCCAGGCGCGCGCCGTCGAAATCCTGGTCCAGCGACTCTATACGCGCCTGGCCGTCGCCTTTACCGAAACCCTGCCCCGTTTGCGGGAAGACGTCTTTCTCCCGCAACATACCAATACCTTCATCGAGGCGGAACTGCTTCCACGCGCCCTGGTCGCCATGCTGACCGACCTGATCAACGTGTCGGTGTCGGGCATGATCGGCATGGCGATCCTGGTCATGTACCATCCCTATTTCCTCGGCTATAACACCCTGCTGATCACGGGCTTCGCCTTTGTGCTGTCGTTTTTCGGCCGAGGGGGACTCAACATCACGCAGCGGGTGTCCCGGCTGCATTACAAGACCTTCCACTGGATGCAGGACATCGGCATCAACCGGCTGCATTTCAAATCCACGGACAGCCTGCCGCTCCTCCTCAAGAAAACCGATGCCCTCGCCCAAGCCTATGTCATGGCGCGCAAGACCCGTTCCGATGTTCTCACCGGGACGCAATACAAGAGTGCAGTCATTTTTCAAGCCTTCGCGCATAGCGGCATGATCGGCCTCGGCGGCTGGCTGCTGTCGGTCGGCGATATCACCCTCGGCCAATTCGTCGCCGCGGAGGTGATCGTCGGCACCCTGCTTCTCAACCTCGACATCGTCGCCCGCCGCATGTATGCCGCAATTTATGTCGTCACGTCGCTCGACGAACTATCCAAGCTGTTCAGGTTGCCGAAAGAGGATGTCTCCAGCCCCATCGCCACATCGCTCCCGAATCCTTCCCTACATGGGGTGCGGTTGACCTGTAAAAATGTCTCGTTCGCCGTACCGGACGGGCCGCTCATCTTCGACCGGTTCAACCTGGAAGTCATGCCGGGGGAGAAAGTCAGCATCCTCTCGGGAACCAGCACGAGCAAGACCTCGCTGGCCCTCGTCCTGGCCGGGCTGTACCACCCCACCGGCGGTGTCATCCGCTATAACGACATCGATCTCCGGGACGTCTCCTTGAACTATGTGAACTCCTGCCGCGGCCTGATGCTGGATTCACACCCCACGCTGTTCGACGGGACCCTCGAAGAAAACATCTCGCTGCATCGCCCTGCGATTCAATTCGACGACCTGAGCCGGGTGCTCCGATTCGTGGAACTCGAAGAAGAAGTCGACGCGCTCCCACAAGGACTGGAAACAGCCGTACAGGGCAACGGCGCCAACTTTACGCGCAGTCAGGTCCTGCGCATTCTCCTGGCCCGCATGATCGTGACCAGACCGCAATTGCTGATCTTCGACGGCAGCCTCCACAATATCGAGCCGGCGCTCCGGCTGACCCTGCTGCGCCGACTCTGTTCGAAAGAGGAGACCTGGTCGGTGATTTTCGTCTCCAACGATCCGGAGATCGCCCAATTGGTCGAACGGCGGGTGGTGCTCGACTGA